CATGACTCCCTGCGGCCGCGCCCGATCTCCCCGCACCCAGTAGCACCGAAGACACCGGTGACGGGCCACGGTGACCTGGACCCGCTGGAACCAACGCCTCCTCGCCCGACGCCCCCGGTCAGTGCGCAGTGCGGGCTGCGGCTCCTGGGCAGGTGTAGGCCTGCCGGGGAGTGAGCGCGCCGTGGCCGCCCTCGCAGACGATCACGGCCTCGACGACTTCGCCGCAGTCGCGGTGGCGGACCTCCAGGGGCGGGCCCTCGATGTCGGCGGTGTAGCGGTCGCCCCACTGCTTGAGGGCGACCATCGCGGGCCACAGGTCCCAGCCCTTGGGGGTGAGCCGATACTCGTGCCGCGTACGGCTGCCGGGCTCGCGGTACGGAACGGTCTCCAGAATCCCGGCGTTGACGAGCTTGCGCAGCCGGTCCGCCAGCACCGCCTCGGACAGCCCCATGTGGCGGCGGAAGTCGTCGAAGCGGCGCACGCCGTTCATGGCGTCGCGCAGCACCAGCAGCGACCACTTCTCGCCGACGAGCTCGAGAGTGCGCTGCACCGTGCAGTTCTCGGTACTGGTCTCCAGCCAGGTCATGCGCTCATCGTAGGCTGACTTCGTCATTGACAGCCAGATCTCTCACTGGCTAGCTTCGTCTGCCGAAGTCAGTACGCAGGAGGAATCCCATGGCCAGGTCACGCACGTTCGAGTGGGGGGACCCCCAGGTGTCCGCGGCCGCGGTCGGCCGAGCGAGCGGCCTGGAGTTCCTCAGGGACGTGCTGGCCGGGCGCCTGCCCGCCCCGCCCATCGCCGCGACCCTCAACTTCACGCTCCACGAGGTCGAGTCGGGCCGCGCGGTGTTCACGATGGAACCGGGCGAGGAGCACTACAACCCCATCGGCAGCGTCCACGGCGGTGTCTACGCCACCCTGCTCGACTCCGCCGCCGGCTGCGCCGTGCAGTCCACCCTGCCGGCCGGCACGGGCTACACCTCGCTCGACCTGAACGTGAAGTTCCTGCGCCCGATCACCGTCGACACCGGCAAGGTCCGCGCCGTGGGCACCGTTCTCAGCCAGGGCCGTCGTACCGCCCTTGCCCAAGCCGAACTGTTCGACAGCACGGACCGTCTCCTGGCCCACGCCACGAGCAGCTGCATGATCTTCCCCGTCCCGGCCCGTTAGGTCCCGCACGAGGATCTGGAATTCTCTCCGCGCTCCGCCGCACCCGCTCTCTGCGCCCGCCGCATCCGCGACTCGGTTCCCCAGCGGATCAACAAGGATCGACGGCCGAAACCGCTGGGGTGCTTCCCAGGCGCCGACTCCCCCGAGTCGGCACCGGCACCACCGCGTCATCGACCGTGCGGTGACGTCGGCTGTCGCCACCAGCAGGCCTACGG
This region of Streptomyces chromofuscus genomic DNA includes:
- a CDS encoding winged helix-turn-helix transcriptional regulator, translated to MTWLETSTENCTVQRTLELVGEKWSLLVLRDAMNGVRRFDDFRRHMGLSEAVLADRLRKLVNAGILETVPYREPGSRTRHEYRLTPKGWDLWPAMVALKQWGDRYTADIEGPPLEVRHRDCGEVVEAVIVCEGGHGALTPRQAYTCPGAAARTAH
- a CDS encoding PaaI family thioesterase, with protein sequence MARSRTFEWGDPQVSAAAVGRASGLEFLRDVLAGRLPAPPIAATLNFTLHEVESGRAVFTMEPGEEHYNPIGSVHGGVYATLLDSAAGCAVQSTLPAGTGYTSLDLNVKFLRPITVDTGKVRAVGTVLSQGRRTALAQAELFDSTDRLLAHATSSCMIFPVPAR